One segment of Dolichospermum sp. DET69 DNA contains the following:
- a CDS encoding deoxyribodipyrimidine photo-lyase, translating to MLNDFKNRTELVRYLQEQFPQAAAADDDISDMTGGRKAAQQALEKIDPIAYAKTRNFITGDITKLSPYLRHGVLSLHEVREYILGRIENPHDANKLINELGWRDYWQRLYVKLGNGIWQNQEEYKTGYKPTDYAAQLPEDITTGTTGLVCIDSFSQELRTTGYLHNHIRMWLAAYIIHWRRIQWQAGAKWFLQHLLDGDPASNNMSWQWVASTFSHKPYFFNRENLERYTNGVYCRQCPHFGKCDFEGSYEQIEQRLFPQAEFSKQPNSQSWQKG from the coding sequence ATGTTAAATGACTTTAAAAATCGGACTGAATTAGTCAGATATCTACAGGAACAATTTCCCCAAGCCGCAGCCGCAGATGATGATATTAGCGATATGACCGGGGGACGAAAAGCAGCCCAGCAAGCACTAGAGAAAATTGATCCTATAGCTTATGCAAAAACTCGCAACTTTATCACAGGTGACATTACCAAATTATCACCTTATCTTCGTCATGGTGTCTTGAGTTTGCACGAAGTTCGAGAATATATCCTGGGACGGATTGAAAATCCCCATGATGCTAATAAACTAATTAATGAATTAGGTTGGCGCGACTATTGGCAAAGATTATATGTCAAACTAGGAAATGGGATTTGGCAAAATCAGGAAGAATATAAAACCGGTTACAAACCCACAGACTACGCAGCCCAACTACCCGAAGATATTACAACCGGAACTACAGGATTAGTTTGCATTGACAGCTTTAGTCAGGAATTGCGAACCACAGGCTACCTCCACAACCATATCAGAATGTGGTTAGCAGCCTATATTATTCATTGGCGACGCATTCAATGGCAAGCCGGCGCAAAATGGTTTCTACAACATTTACTCGACGGTGATCCAGCAAGTAACAATATGTCATGGCAATGGGTAGCGAGTACCTTTAGTCATAAACCCTATTTTTTCAACCGCGAGAACTTAGAACGTTACACCAACGGCGTTTATTGTCGTCAATGTCCCCACTTCGGAAAATGCGACTTTGAAGGAAGTTATGAACAAATAGAACAGCGACTTTTTCCTCAAGCTGAATTTAGCAAACAGCCTAATAGTCAAAGTTGGCAAAAAGGATAA
- a CDS encoding type II toxin-antitoxin system PemK/MazF family toxin produces the protein MSENWVLMSDTHTDFIKTGLKKTSLIRADKIATVHNSVFHKRTGILPSDLFNQVEVALKKFLNIT, from the coding sequence TTGAGTGAAAATTGGGTATTAATGTCAGATACACATACTGACTTTATAAAAACAGGACTGAAAAAAACATCATTGATTAGGGCTGATAAAATTGCTACTGTCCATAATTCAGTTTTTCACAAAAGGACGGGAATTTTACCATCTGATCTATTTAATCAGGTAGAAGTAGCATTAAAAAAATTTCTTAACATTACTTAA